In Geobacter anodireducens, a genomic segment contains:
- a CDS encoding nitroreductase, with the protein MELLEGIFSRRSVRQFTDEPVNPAEVKEIIRAGAWAPSGLNNQPWRFAVVRDREKLRDLAGLTRYRHIVEGAPVSIAVFCDRDAMYHETKDHQAMGACLQNMLLAAHALGLGAVWLGEILKSAGQVRDLLGLPPNLELMAVIAVGRPSGVPHHSDRKPLSELIVAEF; encoded by the coding sequence ATGGAACTGCTCGAAGGGATTTTTTCGCGCCGCAGCGTGCGGCAGTTCACCGATGAGCCGGTGAACCCCGCGGAGGTGAAGGAGATCATCCGGGCCGGGGCATGGGCACCGTCCGGACTCAACAACCAGCCGTGGCGGTTCGCCGTTGTCCGCGACCGGGAAAAGCTCCGGGACCTGGCGGGGCTCACCCGCTACCGCCACATCGTGGAAGGGGCGCCGGTCAGCATTGCGGTGTTCTGCGACCGGGACGCCATGTACCACGAGACCAAGGACCATCAGGCCATGGGGGCCTGCCTCCAGAACATGCTGCTGGCGGCCCACGCCCTGGGGCTCGGGGCCGTGTGGCTGGGCGAGATCCTGAAGAGCGCCGGCCAGGTGCGAGACCTGCTGGGGCTCCCGCCGAACCTGGAGCTCATGGCGGTGATCGCCGTGGGACGGCCGTCCGGGGTTCCCCACCACTCGGACCGCAAGCCCCTGTCAGAACTGATCGTCGCGGAATTCTGA
- a CDS encoding LysR family transcriptional regulator — protein sequence MNLKQLEVFLAVAESGSFSRGAEATFLTQSTVSQHIAALESEVGVRLLDRTSRGALLTEGGKILLEHARKVVAGSREISKVMRRFRGLEEAELRIGGSTIPADYLIPAMLASFLGRHPGVQVTLLQGDSRDILDRIEREDAEVGIIGSRFDEEGFTFTPLGRDEIRLIAAPGHPLAGTGAVPLAELANHGFVFRERGSGTAKSVAEALAEAGLPAERLHVRACLGSNEAVKQAVATGLGLSFVSELSVRKELARGELVELPVEGLTIARTFYLVARTGRELSPPALAFIGELTGTRLGTRSA from the coding sequence ATGAACCTCAAGCAGCTCGAAGTATTTCTGGCAGTCGCCGAGAGCGGCAGTTTCTCCCGCGGCGCGGAAGCCACCTTCCTTACCCAATCCACCGTGAGCCAGCACATTGCCGCCCTGGAGAGCGAGGTGGGCGTGCGGCTCCTGGACCGGACGAGCCGAGGGGCGCTCCTCACCGAGGGGGGGAAAATCCTGCTGGAGCACGCCCGGAAAGTTGTGGCCGGCAGCCGCGAAATCAGCAAAGTCATGCGGCGGTTCCGGGGGCTGGAGGAGGCGGAGCTGCGCATCGGCGGCAGCACCATCCCGGCCGATTACCTGATTCCCGCCATGCTCGCCTCGTTCCTGGGGCGGCACCCCGGCGTCCAGGTGACGCTGCTCCAGGGGGACAGCCGCGACATCCTGGACCGGATCGAGCGGGAGGACGCGGAGGTGGGCATCATCGGCAGCCGTTTCGACGAGGAGGGGTTCACCTTCACCCCCCTCGGCCGGGACGAGATACGGCTCATCGCCGCCCCGGGCCACCCCCTGGCGGGCACCGGAGCCGTTCCCCTCGCCGAACTGGCGAACCACGGCTTCGTCTTCCGGGAGCGGGGGTCGGGCACGGCCAAGAGCGTTGCCGAGGCACTGGCGGAGGCGGGCCTACCCGCCGAGAGGCTCCACGTCCGCGCCTGCCTGGGCAGCAACGAGGCGGTCAAGCAGGCAGTGGCAACCGGTCTGGGGCTGTCGTTCGTGTCGGAGCTGTCGGTGCGCAAGGAGCTCGCCCGGGGCGAGCTGGTCGAACTGCCGGTGGAGGGGCTGACCATCGCCCGGACCTTTTATCTCGTCGCCCGCACCGGCCGGGAACTCTCCCCACCGGCCCTCGCCTTCATCGGCGAGCTGACCGGGACCCGGCTCGGCACCCGGTCCGCCTGA
- a CDS encoding 2-hydroxyglutaryl-CoA dehydratase translates to MVSVGIDIGSTATKAVVFDGMVRGRAVVPTGWEPREAGLRAFREALSSAGLREESVSRVVGTGYGRVSLPFSDQRVTEISCHARGAWYLNPDTRAVIDIGGQDSKVILVSDDGSVSDFIMNDKCAAGTGRFLQVMAGILDLTLDELGSLAASSEPVPLTSMCTVFAESEIIGLLAQGTPKGAIAAGIIDAIARRMEGLVGRLEAHEGITFTGGLATNGSISGVIARRLGLSLHVPEDPQTVGALGAALIGCNA, encoded by the coding sequence ATGGTGAGTGTCGGGATCGACATCGGCTCCACCGCCACCAAGGCCGTCGTGTTCGACGGCATGGTTCGCGGCCGGGCAGTGGTACCAACCGGCTGGGAGCCGCGCGAGGCGGGCCTTCGGGCCTTTCGCGAAGCTCTTTCGTCCGCCGGGCTCCGGGAAGAGAGCGTCTCCCGCGTGGTGGGCACCGGTTACGGCCGGGTGTCCCTGCCGTTCAGCGATCAACGGGTCACGGAGATTTCCTGTCACGCGCGCGGGGCCTGGTACCTGAATCCCGACACCCGCGCGGTCATCGATATCGGCGGCCAGGACAGCAAGGTCATCCTGGTAAGCGATGACGGATCGGTGTCCGACTTCATCATGAACGACAAGTGCGCCGCGGGCACCGGCCGTTTTCTCCAGGTCATGGCGGGCATCCTCGACCTCACCCTCGACGAGCTCGGCTCCCTGGCCGCGTCCAGCGAACCGGTGCCGCTCACCAGCATGTGCACGGTCTTCGCCGAATCGGAAATCATCGGCCTCCTCGCCCAGGGAACCCCCAAGGGCGCCATTGCGGCCGGCATCATCGACGCCATCGCCCGCCGGATGGAAGGGCTGGTGGGGCGGCTGGAGGCCCACGAGGGGATTACCTTCACCGGGGGGCTCGCCACCAACGGCTCCATCAGCGGCGTCATCGCCCGGCGGCTGGGGCTGTCCCTGCACGTGCCGGAAGACCCCCAGACCGTGGGCGCCCTCGGCGCCGCCCTCATCGGCTGCAATGCGTAG
- a CDS encoding sulfurtransferase produces MRRIALFALVCAAVALGVLAGSPVRAAGDYPVVTTDHLKAMIDEKQDFLLIDARTPEEYAEAHIVGAVNVPEKTFDSASAQLPADKAKLIVLYCNGVKCGKSKRVAKKVEPLGYTAIAVYNEGMPVWEERGLPIVTGAGYGRKIDTTKVPAAELDRMIRSGSQDYILIDVRDEMEFEEGHIPTAINIPAEQLAARSDQLPKEKKIIVYCNTGSRSYMAYKKLIGLAYPSIFQSLFVEWKEAGLPTAR; encoded by the coding sequence ATGAGGCGAATCGCGCTGTTTGCACTGGTATGCGCTGCCGTGGCCCTGGGCGTCCTGGCCGGCAGTCCCGTCCGGGCCGCCGGGGATTACCCGGTTGTGACCACGGACCACCTGAAGGCCATGATCGACGAGAAGCAGGATTTCCTGCTGATCGATGCCAGGACCCCCGAGGAGTACGCGGAAGCGCACATCGTCGGAGCGGTCAACGTGCCGGAGAAGACCTTCGACAGCGCTTCGGCGCAACTCCCCGCCGACAAGGCGAAGCTCATCGTTCTCTACTGCAACGGCGTCAAGTGCGGCAAAAGCAAGCGGGTGGCCAAAAAGGTGGAACCCCTGGGGTACACCGCCATTGCCGTCTATAACGAAGGGATGCCGGTCTGGGAAGAGCGGGGCCTCCCCATCGTCACGGGGGCGGGCTACGGCAGGAAGATCGATACGACCAAGGTTCCGGCCGCCGAGCTGGACCGGATGATCCGCTCCGGCAGCCAGGACTATATCCTGATCGACGTGAGGGACGAGATGGAGTTCGAGGAGGGGCACATCCCCACGGCCATCAATATCCCGGCCGAGCAGCTTGCGGCCCGGTCCGACCAACTGCCCAAGGAAAAGAAGATCATCGTTTACTGCAATACGGGCAGCCGCAGCTACATGGCCTACAAGAAGCTGATCGGCCTCGCCTATCCCTCAATATTCCAGTCGCTGTTCGTCGAGTGGAAGGAGGCGGGGCTGCCGACGGCACGGTAA
- a CDS encoding cytochrome C — protein sequence MIPKTISAQRRRLQRATVLVAVMSALAATGCSKQEAPQAPAPSAGGPAAMPEGMNDQQQTAMGRAIFNKRCASCHGTDGNGTGTSSGPALDQAQFKYGRTPEAIKESIVKGRPNGMPAFGSAFQEIEIDTLVGFVQSLHKQ from the coding sequence ATGATTCCAAAAACTATCAGTGCCCAGCGCCGCCGCCTGCAACGGGCCACCGTCCTCGTGGCAGTGATGTCCGCCCTTGCCGCAACCGGCTGTTCGAAGCAGGAGGCACCCCAGGCTCCCGCACCGTCCGCCGGTGGTCCGGCCGCCATGCCCGAGGGGATGAACGACCAGCAACAGACCGCCATGGGACGGGCCATCTTCAACAAGCGGTGCGCCAGTTGCCACGGCACGGACGGCAACGGCACGGGGACCAGCAGCGGACCGGCCCTCGACCAGGCCCAGTTCAAGTACGGCAGGACCCCCGAGGCTATCAAGGAAAGCATTGTCAAGGGGCGTCCCAACGGCATGCCCGCCTTCGGGTCAGCCTTCCAGGAAATCGAAATCGACACCCTGGTCGGCTTCGTGCAGAGCCTCCACAAACAGTAG
- a CDS encoding glycosyl transferase family 2 has translation MLNSRRIVVVLPAYNAEKTLEMTYAEIPFEHVDHVLLVDDASRDRTAQVAERLGIRTIVHDRNKGYGANQKTCYRAALDLGADIVIMVHPDYQYTPKLITAMAAMIAYGEFDAVLGSRILGIGALKGGMPLYKYVANRVLTLVENLLLSHKLSEYHTGYRAFSRQVLEQLPLDANGDDFVFDNQMLAQIIWHGYRIGELSCPTKYFEDASSINFRRSVIYGLGVLGTALEFRLARMGLIRSERFTPRNDQAAAQ, from the coding sequence ATGCTCAATTCACGCAGGATAGTTGTCGTGCTTCCGGCCTACAACGCCGAGAAGACGCTGGAAATGACCTACGCCGAGATTCCCTTCGAGCACGTTGACCACGTGCTGCTGGTGGACGACGCCAGCCGCGACCGGACCGCCCAGGTGGCCGAGCGGCTCGGGATCAGGACCATCGTCCACGACCGGAACAAGGGATACGGCGCCAACCAGAAGACCTGTTACCGGGCCGCCCTGGATCTGGGCGCGGACATCGTGATCATGGTCCACCCGGATTACCAGTACACCCCGAAGCTGATCACCGCCATGGCCGCCATGATCGCCTACGGCGAATTCGACGCGGTCCTCGGCTCGAGAATCCTGGGCATCGGCGCCCTGAAGGGGGGCATGCCCCTCTACAAGTACGTGGCCAACCGGGTGCTGACCCTGGTGGAGAACCTGCTGCTGAGCCACAAGCTGTCCGAGTACCATACCGGCTACCGGGCCTTTTCCCGCCAGGTGCTGGAGCAGCTCCCCCTGGACGCCAACGGCGACGATTTCGTCTTTGACAACCAGATGCTGGCCCAGATCATCTGGCACGGCTACCGGATCGGCGAGCTGAGCTGCCCGACCAAGTACTTCGAGGATGCCTCGTCCATCAATTTCCGGCGGAGCGTCATCTACGGCCTCGGGGTCCTGGGCACGGCCCTGGAGTTCAGGCTGGCGCGGATGGGCCTGATCAGGTCCGAGCGATTCACCCCCCGCAACGATCAGGCGGCGGCGCAATGA
- a CDS encoding sigma-54-dependent Fis family transcriptional regulator: protein MARRVLIVEDEDTLRFTFEHFLAAEGYAVDTAADFAEAIGKVESADYDLVFTDIILGNDNGIDVLREVKERQPATPVVMITGYPNVETASDAVRLGAFDYLPKPVKRDALLRVARMALDHKDLMEEREKYRTNLEAIFQSVDDAILTVDLDMNVVAYNEAGKYFFSLAAESIGRRYVPGEGNGAFLHALTETLKTKRPVETQRTECVVGGSEKRVVSLKTSPLVDRTGTFSGAVMVVRDETRLDDLEKSFEGRETFHNLVGSSPRMKEIYAFVESLADVPTTVLVTGESGTGKELVAAALHYKGGRSTKPFVKVNCSALAEPLLESELFGHVKGAFTGAIKDKMGRFQKADGGTIFLDEIGDISPGMQVRLLRVLQEREFERVGDSTPLKVDVRVIAATNVDLAEKVRLGQFREDLFYRLKVVRIHIPPLRERREDIPLLVEHFLAKFRGKFKKDVSAVSDEVMKVFMSYPWPGNVRELEHVLEHACIVCTSGLVTQEHLPSDFMEHHEIHGHEPATERETTLQAIRKALEKSGGNKAKAARLLGISRITLYRKLNELNIVHDE, encoded by the coding sequence ATGGCCAGAAGGGTTCTGATAGTAGAGGATGAGGACACGCTGCGGTTCACGTTCGAGCACTTTCTCGCGGCCGAGGGCTATGCCGTCGATACGGCGGCCGATTTCGCGGAGGCGATCGGCAAGGTCGAATCCGCCGACTATGACCTTGTCTTCACCGACATCATCCTGGGCAACGATAACGGCATCGATGTCCTGCGCGAGGTCAAGGAGCGCCAGCCAGCCACCCCCGTGGTGATGATCACCGGCTATCCCAACGTGGAGACGGCGTCCGACGCCGTCCGGCTCGGGGCCTTCGACTATCTCCCCAAGCCGGTCAAGCGCGACGCCCTGTTGCGGGTGGCCCGCATGGCCCTTGACCACAAGGATCTCATGGAGGAGCGGGAGAAGTACCGGACCAACCTGGAGGCCATTTTCCAGAGCGTGGACGATGCCATCCTCACCGTGGACCTGGACATGAACGTGGTGGCCTACAACGAGGCCGGGAAATACTTTTTCAGCCTCGCCGCCGAATCCATCGGCAGGCGCTACGTGCCGGGGGAGGGGAACGGCGCGTTCCTCCATGCGCTCACGGAAACCCTCAAGACCAAGCGGCCGGTGGAGACTCAGCGGACCGAATGCGTGGTCGGGGGGAGCGAAAAGCGCGTGGTGAGCCTCAAGACCTCCCCCCTGGTGGACCGGACCGGCACCTTTTCCGGGGCCGTCATGGTGGTGCGCGACGAAACGCGCCTGGATGACCTGGAAAAGAGCTTCGAGGGGCGGGAGACGTTCCACAACCTGGTGGGGAGCAGCCCCCGCATGAAGGAGATTTACGCCTTTGTCGAGTCCCTGGCCGATGTCCCCACCACCGTGCTGGTCACCGGCGAGAGCGGCACCGGCAAGGAACTCGTGGCGGCGGCCCTGCACTACAAGGGGGGCCGGAGCACCAAGCCCTTTGTCAAGGTCAACTGTTCCGCCCTGGCGGAACCGCTGCTGGAGAGCGAGCTGTTCGGCCACGTGAAAGGGGCCTTCACCGGCGCCATCAAGGACAAGATGGGCCGTTTCCAGAAGGCGGACGGCGGCACGATCTTCCTGGACGAGATCGGCGACATCTCGCCGGGGATGCAGGTGCGGTTGCTGCGGGTCCTGCAGGAGAGGGAATTCGAGCGGGTGGGGGACTCCACCCCCCTCAAGGTGGATGTGCGGGTCATCGCCGCCACCAACGTCGATCTGGCGGAAAAGGTGCGGCTCGGCCAGTTCCGGGAAGACCTCTTCTACCGCCTGAAGGTCGTCCGGATTCACATCCCGCCGCTGCGGGAACGGCGCGAGGATATCCCCCTGCTTGTGGAACACTTCCTGGCCAAGTTCCGCGGCAAGTTCAAAAAGGACGTCAGCGCGGTGTCCGACGAGGTCATGAAGGTGTTCATGTCCTATCCCTGGCCGGGCAATGTCCGCGAACTGGAGCACGTGCTCGAACACGCGTGCATCGTCTGCACCTCCGGCCTGGTCACCCAGGAACACCTGCCTTCGGACTTCATGGAACACCATGAGATCCACGGCCACGAACCGGCCACCGAGCGGGAGACCACCCTGCAGGCGATCCGGAAAGCCCTGGAAAAGTCCGGGGGCAACAAGGCAAAGGCCGCGCGTCTGCTCGGCATCAGCCGCATCACGTTGTACCGTAAACTCAATGAATTAAATATTGTTCACGACGAGTAG
- a CDS encoding cytochrome C: protein MKKGMKVSLSVAAAALLMSAPAAFAFHSGGVAECEGCHTMHNSLGGQVMNGATAQFTTGPMLLQGATQSSSCLNCHQHAGDTGPSSYHISTAESDMPAGTAPLQMTPGGDFGWLKKTYTWNVRGLNTSEGERKGHNVVAGDYNYVADATLTTAPGGTYPANQLHCSSCHDPHGKYRRFVDGSIATTGLPIKNSGSYNNSADPTAWGAVGAYRILGGTGYQPKSLSGSYAFANQVPAAVAPSTYNRTEATNQTRVAYGQGMSEWCANCHTDIHNSSYPTNLRHPAGNGAKFGATIAGLYNSYKKSGDLTGTQASAYLSLAPFEEGTADYTVLKAHAQINDSVLTGADATSNVNCLSCHRAHASGFDSMTRFNLAYEFTTIADASGNSVYGTGDPSASSSLQGRTVNEMTAAYYGRTADKFAPYQRALCNKCHAKD, encoded by the coding sequence ATGAAAAAGGGGATGAAAGTAAGTCTTTCCGTGGCAGCAGCAGCTCTTCTCATGAGCGCCCCCGCGGCGTTCGCGTTCCACTCCGGCGGCGTTGCCGAGTGCGAAGGGTGCCACACCATGCACAACTCGCTGGGCGGCCAAGTGATGAACGGCGCCACTGCCCAGTTCACCACCGGCCCCATGCTGCTCCAGGGCGCCACCCAGAGCTCGTCCTGTCTGAACTGCCACCAGCACGCCGGTGACACGGGTCCTTCCAGCTACCACATCTCCACCGCTGAGAGCGATATGCCTGCCGGTACCGCTCCGCTCCAGATGACCCCGGGCGGCGACTTTGGCTGGCTCAAGAAGACCTACACCTGGAACGTTCGTGGCCTCAACACGAGCGAAGGCGAGCGCAAGGGTCACAACGTCGTGGCCGGCGACTACAACTATGTTGCCGACGCCACCCTGACCACGGCCCCGGGCGGCACCTATCCGGCCAACCAGCTCCACTGCTCGAGCTGCCACGATCCCCACGGCAAGTACCGTCGTTTTGTTGACGGCAGCATTGCCACCACCGGCCTCCCCATTAAGAACAGCGGTTCCTACAACAACAGCGCCGACCCCACTGCCTGGGGCGCCGTTGGCGCATACCGCATCCTGGGCGGCACCGGCTACCAGCCCAAGTCCCTGAGCGGCTCCTATGCCTTTGCCAACCAGGTTCCGGCTGCTGTTGCTCCGTCCACCTACAACCGGACGGAAGCTACCAACCAGACCCGCGTTGCCTACGGCCAGGGCATGTCCGAGTGGTGCGCCAACTGCCACACCGACATCCACAATAGCAGCTACCCGACCAACCTGCGCCACCCGGCCGGCAACGGGGCCAAGTTCGGCGCCACCATCGCCGGTCTGTACAACTCCTACAAGAAGTCCGGCGACCTGACCGGTACCCAGGCTTCCGCGTACCTGTCCCTCGCTCCGTTCGAGGAAGGCACTGCTGACTACACCGTGCTCAAGGCCCACGCTCAGATCAACGACAGCGTGCTGACCGGCGCCGACGCCACCAGCAACGTGAACTGCCTCTCCTGCCACCGCGCTCACGCTTCGGGCTTCGACAGCATGACCCGCTTCAACCTGGCCTACGAGTTCACCACCATCGCCGATGCCTCCGGCAACTCGGTGTACGGCACGGGCGACCCGAGCGCTTCTTCGTCCCTCCAGGGCCGGACGGTCAACGAGATGACTGCTGCCTACTATGGCCGCACTGCCGACAAGTTTGCTCCTTACCAGCGCGCGCTCTGCAACAAGTGCCACGCCAAGGACTAA
- a CDS encoding cytochrome C translates to MKRFKTLPVTAAALLVLGATGTGWAFHSGGVAECEGCHTMHNSLGGQQMNAATAQFTTGPYLLQGTDQSSSCLNCHQHAGDTGPSSYHISTAESDMPAGSPPLQLTPGGDFGWLKKTYSWVPRAGAATEWSHGERKGHNIVAADYNYVADSTITAAPGSMNTPYPANQFSCISCHDPHGTYRITSLGVQAKTGKPIKSSGSYGAVPDATTAVGVYRLLGGAGYKPKSLSSGDAFAFAAPYAVAPNSYNRSEATSDTRVAYGRSMSLWCANCHGQMHTTFGTLVHPADQNLGPYVTQIYNSYKKSGDLSGSVAASFSSLVPFQSDNTHDLNALKTQTTSTAGPISTDRVMCLSCHRAHASGFDSMMRYGLGNEFMTVADAAGNPVWPDPVTNAAQAQGRTVAETQQAYYGRPPTNFAPFQRVLCNKCHAKD, encoded by the coding sequence ATGAAACGCTTCAAGACTCTTCCCGTCACCGCAGCAGCGCTTCTGGTTCTCGGCGCAACCGGCACGGGATGGGCTTTCCACTCAGGTGGCGTGGCAGAGTGCGAGGGGTGCCACACCATGCACAACTCCCTGGGCGGCCAGCAGATGAACGCCGCCACGGCCCAGTTCACCACCGGCCCCTATCTGCTCCAGGGAACGGACCAGAGCTCGTCGTGCCTCAACTGTCACCAGCATGCCGGTGACACGGGGCCCAGCAGCTACCACATCAGTACCGCAGAATCCGACATGCCCGCCGGTTCCCCGCCGCTCCAGCTCACTCCGGGCGGCGATTTCGGCTGGCTCAAGAAGACCTACAGTTGGGTGCCGCGCGCCGGCGCCGCCACGGAGTGGAGCCACGGCGAGCGCAAGGGGCACAACATCGTGGCCGCCGATTACAATTACGTGGCCGACAGCACCATCACCGCGGCGCCGGGGAGCATGAACACCCCCTATCCGGCCAACCAGTTCAGTTGCATCAGTTGCCATGACCCCCACGGCACCTACCGGATCACCTCCCTGGGTGTCCAGGCCAAGACCGGCAAGCCGATCAAGAGCTCCGGCTCCTACGGCGCCGTTCCGGACGCAACCACTGCCGTTGGCGTCTATCGTCTCCTGGGCGGGGCCGGGTACAAGCCCAAGTCCCTCTCCAGCGGCGATGCCTTCGCGTTCGCGGCACCCTATGCCGTGGCCCCCAACAGCTACAACCGTTCGGAAGCCACCAGCGACACGCGGGTCGCCTACGGCCGGAGCATGTCCCTCTGGTGCGCCAACTGCCACGGCCAGATGCACACCACCTTCGGCACCCTGGTCCACCCGGCCGACCAGAACCTGGGCCCCTACGTGACCCAGATCTACAACTCGTACAAGAAGTCGGGCGACCTGTCGGGCTCCGTGGCCGCGTCGTTCAGCTCGCTGGTTCCGTTCCAGAGCGACAACACCCACGACCTGAACGCGCTCAAGACCCAGACCACGTCCACTGCCGGCCCCATCTCCACGGACCGGGTCATGTGCCTTTCCTGTCACCGGGCCCACGCGTCCGGCTTCGACAGCATGATGCGGTACGGTCTCGGCAACGAGTTCATGACCGTTGCCGATGCGGCAGGCAACCCGGTATGGCCCGACCCGGTCACCAACGCGGCCCAGGCCCAGGGACGGACCGTTGCCGAAACGCAGCAGGCGTATTATGGAAGACCTCCCACCAATTTCGCCCCGTTCCAGCGGGTCCTGTGCAACAAGTGTCATGCCAAAGACTGA